ACGTCCTACAGATGCTGTTTCAAGAGAATCGACTGCAGTGGGCACACCATATGTGATTGCGAAGGAATGACGGTTACTATTTCCGCTTCCAGATGATCCCCCGCTTATGGATCGTAAGTTTGAAAATCTTTGACTTGAATGTCTTCGAGAATCCACGCTGCCAAGCCTTTCGTGATTATTTACAGCAGTCTGTTCTGACACGCTGCTCATTTCTTGCAACCTTATAAGCTGGCTATATGCTCCTTCAGGGTCCTTAATTAGCTCAGAATGTGGACCTGCTCAGTTGAAAACGATCAGTAAGTGCAAAACCCATGCACTAAGAATAAGATGAATTGTAACATTATGTTGAACTATAGACAATACGATTTGGCCTTCAAATGGCAGAACAGGACAACATAAACAAATGCATTACCTTTTTCAACAATTGTTCCTCGATGTATAACAGCAATGGTGTCAGCATTCCTTACTGTGTTCAAGCCGTGGGCTACGACGACAGTAGTCCGGTTGATCATAATTCTGTCCAGTGCCTCCTGCACAATGCTCTCAGATTCTGCATCAAGAGCACTCGTGGCTTCATCTAAAAGTAGAATTCTTGGGTCTTTGAGAATTGCTCTAGCTATTGCAACTCTCTGCTTTTGGCCCCCAGATAGCTGAGTTCCATGCTCACCAACCATTGTGTCTAGTCCCTAAATGCATAAATCACAAAAccacaaataagaaaaaaggaattgAATGAGTTGATCGAAATAATCCgagtttttagaaaattcatgtAACAAAATGATAAGATCACTGGATGTCTCAATAAGCTTCCATGGTCGTGGAAATTAAGAATTCACACAAAAAGTTCAGAGAACAAAATACCAGAACTTAGATGAAAGTTTAAATGAATTTAACCTGAGGCAGTTTGTCTATGAATTTAGCAGCATTGGCAAGTTCAGCAGCAGCCCTTATTTCTTCAGTGGTTGCACCATCCTTTCCATAGGCAATATTATCTTTAATGCTACAAGTAAATAAAACGGGTTCCTGGCTGACAAGGCCTATTTTCTGTCTGATCCATTTCAACTGGAACTCTTTGAGATTAATCCCATCAATAAGAACTTCGCCAGCTAGGGGGTCATAAAATCTCTCAATCAAACTGACTACAGTTGATTTACCACTTCCACTCTCTCCAACCAAAGCAGCAGTTGCACCACTAGGtattgaaagagaaaatccATCGAATATTTGTTCATCCGGTCTTGCAGGATAACTAAAATAAACATCCCTCAGTTCTATGTCTCCACGGATATCATGTAATTGTTGCCCATTAGTGTCAGAAGCATCAATCTCTGGCTTTCTGTCAATTGTCTCAAACATCTTATAAGCTGCAGCTTGTCCAGCAGAAAATGCACTCAAGCATGGAGATGCCTGCCCAAGAGACCTGAAAATTTATCATAGAAAGCAGAAAAGTTATATCTTGATCTTCTGAAGAATCACATATCAAATTTTGGACGgaaggggggagggggagtaGTCAGTAGATCATGCAAAAAAGCAAACATTTTAACTAGTACAATAGTACTAGGATCAACAAATTTGTTCATTAAATTTTACTGAAATGCAACTTACATGGAGCCAGTCAACACAGCGAAAACTACATTGATGACTTCCCCTCCTGTATATCCTTTTTCAAGTATCATCTTTCCTCCAAACCATATAGCCAGAGCATAACTACACATCATAATCAGCATAGCCGAACCAATTCCGAACCCAGATGCCAAACCCTCTTGCACACCGGAGTTGTAAGCTTTAATTAAGGAGTTGTTGTAATTAGCTATAGCTTGCTTTTCTCCTGTAAACGATGCAACCTGAATTGGGAACATAAGTTTTAGTTCTACACtaagaaaatagaaataataaatttttgttttaaagatcTTAAAGACAAGTAGGCCTACTGTTCTGATTGAACCAATTGTCTGCTCTACCACAGTTGCTGCCACTGAATAAGCAGTTTGTCCACTGGATGCCATCTTTGATATAAGGATGCGCATGACGGCACCAGAGAGGACAACAAGGGGGATAGAAGATAGCATGACAAGGGTGAGAAGCCATCCCTTAACAAATGCTACAACAAAGCCTCCTACGAATGTTGCAATTAACTGGATAAAAGTTCCTACCTgcaataagaaaatgaaaggatGAGAGGTTACTGGAGAAAATAGCAACAGCTTAAGGCTTTTGTGTGTGGCATGTAAATACCTTCTCGCCCATGGCCTCTTGAATGAGCACAGTATCACCTGACATCCTCCCAACAATTTCCCCAGTGttaatttctttatcaaaAAAGCCAACATCTTGCCTCAATATTGTTTTCAAGTATAAACTTCTTATTCGAGCAGCCTGTCTCTCTCCAGTGACCATCCAGCAAGACATCTCTGGCATAGAGAGAAAGCTACTAATCTCAGTTtccaaaaacccaaattatttgtttggtGCACCAGCAGGCAGTTCAGTGTAACTTACGTAGAAATGCAGCTGCAGCAGCTCCCACCGCCACGTAGACTAACTTTAGAGCCACCTGAGAATATTCAATTGGCCAAATTATATCTGATTAAGCCTTGTTCATTACAATTTCAACTAAGTTAGAGCAACCAGAGAACCAAAATAGATGTTAAAACAGAAGTAAACTCATTCATCGCAGTTCTAATATTACAGTCACATAATATTTACCTTGGAAACTGCGTCCACCACTTCTTTATTATTCCCAGTTTGTCCAAAGGAATTAATCAAATCTCCAAAGATTATGGTCATTAGAGGGACAGAGGCCCCATTTCCAATAGCACTGATTGTACCAACAGACATTAGCAGGTAATCTAAGGAATCGGCAAAGGAGAAAAGCTTGTAATATGATACTGTTTTGGTGCCATCCTCCTTGCTCCTGCTTGTATCTTGTGGGTTGTTTTGAGAGTCCTCCACTGCTGAGTGGCCGTTCGATGCTGCCTTGCCCACCTCCTTGATTACATCTCCATCCGCAGGATTTTCCTCAGCCATGTTTTTCGAAGCACCTCAGAGAAGTAAGTTGCAACTATATTTTGACAGTAAGCAACTCAAACTTGGATGATGAGATCAGAGCTGCAAGAGAACATTTATGGATTGAATTAGAAACCAGGCacattattttgtttgttttttgggcACAAAATTGACTACATAAACCAACTTAATCTAATTGAATATAGAGTTGATCAGtaagcaaaaatatttttaaaaaacccaCTTATTccaatattcttttttttttaattcttttttttggcgCGTGTGAGAAGGGTTCgttgcaataaaataaaaaaatatcaaaacaaaaccaaaacttaaGAAGCCTCACACTGCAGGCAGTGAGAAATCACAGTGAGGAATCAaacgaagaagaaaagagaaagaaacctAGTGGCCAGCCAGCTAATGCATGTTCTAAAGGTGAGAAATTTAAGGACAAGATAAATAGAATAAGGAATAAGATAAGCATGgtagcaaaacaaaaactatggCATGGAATATGAAATGAGGTGTTTGTCTATTATTGAAAAGATAACAATTTCAACCAATGCAATAGGGTTGTGCAGGATCCAAACCAATATCTGCTAAAATTgaccaatccaatccaattcaattttcATTAGTTTCAACAACATTggtggattggattggatcagAAAAATAGAAATCCAATTAGATCGGTTCGGATAACGGATCAAGAATGAAAATCTAACATAAATCAAACCAATCCAATAcacatttatattatataatgttTACACTATCATCTTGTTTTTCACTAATATATTAATCTtactttcaaaaaaattaaaacattaacgtattaccacatttttatcccacatttctataccacatgattCGGTATGTCCATatcatatgccacatcaattaaatcaatgaagtgtattttaataaagaaagtttaattgacaatttttttttaaagtgttaataaatcataaaagaaaagaaaatgttaaataattttaattgatatgTGGTTGTCCACATCAtctgccacataaggtggtatggaaatgtggtaagagtagcattattctaatttatattaaaacttAATATATTAATGTCATATCTTTCATCATATTGAATTTTGTATTATATGTAATGAAAGATTATGAAGTTTTTTTGTCaagattattttttcataCAAACCgatcatccaatccaatccaatgtaCATTGGATcgaattggattggatcctAACTTCCAACCATATTAGATTGgattgtaaaatttgtaatccaataaaatattggattgaattggattggtaaaaaaaatcattggtTTCAGACCGATGCTCACCCCTACGAGAAATTATAGAGTGATATTGTATCACCACGTCAGCTGGTGATACTCCCACTCAAAATCTGCCacatgtatttatttaaaaataaataaaatatattttacaaCTAGACTCTGGCTTCCAACTTTACCCTTCAACTTTAATCACCCAAACCCCTCCCCACTGTCTTCCCTATCCACTGTCTTCTTCCCTATGCTATGCCTACTATCTGCAACACCACACGTCTTCCCTTCTCTCTCGCCACCTACTCCAGCCTTCACTGTCTTCATAGTTAATGAATCTAAAGAACTTCTATTGTCAAATGACTCAAAACCTATAAACAAAATCTAGTCAAACTCTACCATTTTATCTCTGGAGACACCCTTGAAGCTAAAGAAGATGGGTGATCTCTGAAAATTTCACTTCTTACTCTTTTAAAAAGACCATGAATGAAAGCTGATAATGAAGATGGTGAGGAACAAGAAG
The window above is part of the Prunus dulcis chromosome 1, ALMONDv2, whole genome shotgun sequence genome. Proteins encoded here:
- the LOC117614996 gene encoding ABC transporter B family member 11-like — encoded protein: MAEENPADGDVIKEVGKAASNGHSAVEDSQNNPQDTSRSKEDGTKTVSYYKLFSFADSLDYLLMSVGTISAIGNGASVPLMTIIFGDLINSFGQTGNNKEVVDAVSKVALKLVYVAVGAAAAAFLQMSCWMVTGERQAARIRSLYLKTILRQDVGFFDKEINTGEIVGRMSGDTVLIQEAMGEKVGTFIQLIATFVGGFVVAFVKGWLLTLVMLSSIPLVVLSGAVMRILISKMASSGQTAYSVAATVVEQTIGSIRTVASFTGEKQAIANYNNSLIKAYNSGVQEGLASGFGIGSAMLIMMCSYALAIWFGGKMILEKGYTGGEVINVVFAVLTGSMSLGQASPCLSAFSAGQAAAYKMFETIDRKPEIDASDTNGQQLHDIRGDIELRDVYFSYPARPDEQIFDGFSLSIPSGATAALVGESGSGKSTVVSLIERFYDPLAGEVLIDGINLKEFQLKWIRQKIGLVSQEPVLFTCSIKDNIAYGKDGATTEEIRAAAELANAAKFIDKLPQGLDTMVGEHGTQLSGGQKQRVAIARAILKDPRILLLDEATSALDAESESIVQEALDRIMINRTTVVVAHGLNTVRNADTIAVIHRGTIVEKGPHSELIKDPEGAYSQLIRLQEMSSVSEQTAVNNHERLGSVDSRRHSSQRFSNLRSISGGSSGSGNSNRHSFAITYGVPTAVDSLETASVGRDIPASASSRGPPEVSLRRLAYLNKPEIPVLLLGTIAAAVNGAILPIFSILISSVIKTFYEPPPQLRKDSKFWALIFIVLGVVAFIALPARQYFFAVAGCNLIKRVRSMCYEKVVYMEVSWFDNPQHSSGAIGARLSADAASLRGVVGDALGLLVENSATAIAGLCIAFVANWQLALIILVLLPLLGLTGYVQVKFLKGFSADAKKMYEDASQVANDAVGSIRTIASFCAEEKVIELYQKKCEGPIKTGIRRGLISGTGFGLSFFFLFSVYACSFYAGARLVAAGKTTFSDVFRVFFALAMTAIGVSQSGSLAPNLGKVKSSAASIFAILDRKSKIDSSDESGTTIENVKGEIELRHVSFKYPTRPDVPIFQDLCLTIHHGKTVALVGESGSGKSTVVSLLQRFYDPDSGHITLDGFEIQKLQLKWLRQQMGLVSQEPVLFNDTIRANIAYGKEGNATEAEIIAAAELANAHKFISSLQQGYDTIVGERGIQLSGGQKQRGAIARAIMKAPKILLLDEATSALDAESERVVQDALDLIMVDRTTIVVAHRLSTIKGADVIAVVKNGVIAEKGKHETLIGIKDGIYASLVALHASASS